The following proteins are co-located in the Scomber scombrus chromosome 2, fScoSco1.1, whole genome shotgun sequence genome:
- the tmem184c gene encoding transmembrane protein 184C, whose translation MPCSCGNWRRWIRPLVVVLYILLLIVVLPLCIWELQKSQVGTHNKAWFIAGIFVFMTIPISLWGILQHLVHYTQPELQKPIIRILWMVPIYSLDSWIALKYPGIAIYVDTCRECYEAFVIYNFMTFLLNYLENQYPSLVMMLEVQEQQKHLPPLCCCPPWPMGEVLLLRCKLGVLQYTVVRPVTTVIALICQLCGVYDEGNFSSKNAWTYLVIFNNMSQLFAMYCLVLFYRALREELSPIKPVGKFLCVKMVVFVSFWQAVFIALLVKVGIISEKRTWDWQSVEAVATGLQDFIICVEMFLAAIAHHFSFTYKPYIQETEEGSCFDSFMAMWDISDVRADISEQVRNVGRTVLGRPGKPYFGEAQSDGERSGLLSSASQEAIAEAASNPVSPKGQYQGLGRTLTPHSLSAPAGLSSAPWGEEYEAGPEETEEEERTDQTKEPAEAELIAIT comes from the exons ATGCCTTGTTCCTGTGGGAACTGGAGAAGATGGATTAGACCGCTGGTGGTTGTGTTGTATATTTTGTTGTTAATAGTCGTCCTGCCCTTGTGCATCTGGGAACTACAAAAGTCACAG GTTGGCACTCATAACAAAGCATGGTTTATTGCTGGGATATTTGTCTTCATGACCATACCTATATCGTTATGGGGCATCCTCCAGCATCTGGTTCACTACACTCAGCCAGAGCTTCAGAAACCCATTATCAG GATATTATGGATGGTCCCAATCTACAGCTTGGACAGT TGGATTGCACTGAAATACCCCGGTATAGCAATTTATGTGGACACATGCAGAGAGTGCTATGAGGCCTTTGTCATCTACAACTTCATGACCTTCTTGCTGAACTACCTGGAAAATCAGTACCCCAGCCTGGTGATGATGCTGGAGGTCCAGGAGCAGCAGAAACACTtgcctcctctctgctgctgcccaCCTTGGCCAATGGGAGA GGTTTTATTGTTAAGATGTAAGCTGGGAGTGTTGCAGTACACAGTGGTACGACCCGTCACAACAGTGATTGCCTT GATCTGTCAGCTGTGTGGCGTGTACGATGAAGGCAATTTTAGTTCAAAAAATGCATGGACATACCTGGTCATTTTCAACAATATGTCACAGCTG TTTGCCATGTACTGCTTGGTGCTGTTCTACAGGGCTCTGAGAGAGGAACTGAGTCCAATCAAACCAGTGGGCAAATTCCTCTGTGTCAAAATGGTGGTGTTTGTCTCATTCTG GCAAGCTGTGTTCATTGCTTTACTGGTGAAAGTGGGCATTATCTCAGAGAAACGTACATGGGACTGGCAAAGTGTGGAGGCTGTTGCTACTGGTTTACag GATTTCATCATATGTGTGGAGATGTTTCTGGCAGCCATTGCACATCACTTCAGCTTCACCTACAAGCCTTACATCCAGGAGACTGAAGAGGGCTCGTGCTTTGACTCTTTCATGGCAATGTGGGACATCTCTGATGTCAGAGCAGACATTTCTGAACAAGTCCGCAATGTTG GGAGAACAGTCCTGGGTCGTCCGGGAAAACCCTACTTCGGCGAGGCACAGAGTGATGGTGAGCGATCTGGCCTTCTCTCTTCCGCCTCTCAAGAAGCCATCGCAGAGGCAGCATCCAACCCGGTGTCACCCAAGGGTCAATACCAGGGCCTGGGGAGAACCCTCACTCCACACTCTTTGTCAGCCCCTGCTGGGCTCAGCTCTGCACCATGGGGTGAAGAATATGAAGCTGGACCTGAAGAAACGGAGGAAGAAGAACGGACCGACCAAACCAAAGAACCGGCAGAGGCAGAGCTGATTGCGATCACCTAG